In one window of Protaetiibacter larvae DNA:
- a CDS encoding DUF7507 domain-containing protein, protein MRAWRVASMGVTLSAVGILLASAGSAPAATGAPELRMPVRATGPLLLDEDFTGATAIDDFRAHGDACLTGAPVFTGTHVNNDPVPGCPAQAELPGTTYPAVTLPISPPLGADGNGYLRLTDAIPDRTGAVLYEVPIQATDGVEITFEQWQYGGYSTMPEYAGRTADGISFFLVDGDATLLAPGAFGGSLGYAQKLPDNDPGETLVDGVVGGYLGIGLDVLGNFFGDWEQRGAGCTGAGASPAGAAFLDPPAGQNMVTVRGPVGASTAVGYCFLTASYVDDSSVTPPFSSTLPGALHGALMGPVPTDPAAAVAFLEPAKRIVTIVLEPEPTHNVTVYVDFGSGPQQVLFFHAPEPVPASVKFGFAASTGAFTDVHLIRTMRVQALDPVPALSLTKTGVPLVPGPQSVGDQIRYDFLVSNVGGGTITGIVVHDDTVGPVTCPQPDLAEGESMTCWAYYTLTQEDLERGEVLNTAFATGDGRDGEVTSNTDDERVDLRALANGGADGAALAAVGAAALLTLLIGAVIVARRRSQGAPS, encoded by the coding sequence ATGCGCGCGTGGCGTGTGGCCTCGATGGGGGTGACCCTCTCGGCGGTGGGGATCCTGCTGGCGAGCGCCGGGAGCGCGCCCGCTGCCACCGGCGCCCCCGAACTGCGGATGCCCGTGCGGGCCACGGGGCCGCTCCTGCTCGATGAGGATTTCACGGGGGCCACGGCGATCGACGACTTCCGGGCCCACGGCGACGCGTGCCTCACGGGCGCGCCGGTCTTCACCGGGACGCACGTCAACAACGATCCGGTACCGGGGTGCCCCGCCCAGGCGGAGCTGCCGGGTACCACGTACCCCGCCGTGACCCTGCCGATCTCACCGCCCCTCGGCGCCGACGGCAACGGGTACCTCCGATTGACGGACGCGATCCCCGACCGCACCGGCGCGGTGCTGTACGAGGTGCCGATCCAGGCGACCGACGGCGTCGAGATCACCTTCGAGCAGTGGCAGTACGGCGGGTACTCCACCATGCCGGAGTACGCCGGCCGCACGGCCGACGGCATCTCCTTCTTCCTCGTCGACGGCGACGCCACGCTGCTCGCGCCGGGCGCATTCGGCGGAAGCCTCGGCTACGCCCAGAAGCTCCCGGACAACGACCCCGGCGAGACCCTCGTCGACGGCGTGGTGGGCGGCTACCTCGGGATCGGACTCGACGTTCTCGGCAACTTCTTCGGCGACTGGGAGCAACGCGGCGCGGGCTGCACGGGAGCCGGTGCCTCGCCCGCGGGCGCCGCGTTCCTGGATCCGCCCGCGGGCCAGAACATGGTGACCGTGCGCGGGCCGGTGGGGGCGAGCACCGCCGTGGGCTACTGCTTCCTCACCGCGAGCTACGTCGACGACAGCTCGGTCACCCCGCCGTTCTCCTCGACGCTGCCCGGCGCCCTGCACGGCGCCCTCATGGGCCCGGTGCCGACCGACCCGGCAGCGGCGGTGGCCTTCCTCGAGCCGGCGAAGCGCATCGTGACGATCGTGCTCGAGCCGGAGCCCACCCACAACGTCACCGTGTACGTCGACTTCGGCTCCGGTCCGCAGCAGGTGCTGTTCTTCCATGCGCCCGAGCCGGTGCCGGCGAGCGTCAAGTTCGGGTTCGCCGCCTCGACGGGCGCCTTCACGGATGTGCACCTCATCCGCACGATGCGCGTGCAGGCGCTCGACCCGGTCCCGGCGCTCAGCCTCACCAAGACCGGCGTCCCGCTCGTGCCGGGGCCGCAGTCGGTGGGCGATCAGATCCGCTACGACTTCCTGGTGTCGAACGTCGGGGGTGGGACGATCACCGGCATCGTCGTCCACGACGACACGGTCGGGCCGGTGACCTGCCCGCAGCCCGACCTCGCCGAGGGGGAGTCGATGACGTGCTGGGCGTACTACACGCTCACCCAGGAGGACCTCGAACGCGGCGAGGTGCTCAACACCGCGTTCGCCACGGGCGACGGCCGCGACGGCGAAGTCACCTCCAACACCGATGACGAGCGGGTCGATCTGCGGGCCCTCGCGAACGGCGGGGCGGACGGTGCGGCCCTCGCGGCCGTGGGCGCGGCGGCCCTGCTCACGCTCCTGATCGGGGCCGTCATCGTGGCGCGGCGACGTTCCCAGGGAGCTCCTAGCTGA
- the rpsJ gene encoding 30S ribosomal protein S10, whose amino-acid sequence MAGQKIRIRLKSYDHAGLDASARKIVDTVTRAGATVVGPVPLPTEKNVVVVIRSPHKYKDSREHFEKRTHKRLIDIIDPTPKAVDSLMRLDLPADVNIEIKL is encoded by the coding sequence ATGGCGGGACAGAAGATCCGCATCCGGCTGAAGTCGTACGACCACGCCGGCCTCGACGCATCGGCGCGCAAGATCGTCGACACCGTGACCCGTGCGGGCGCGACCGTCGTCGGCCCCGTGCCGCTCCCGACGGAGAAGAACGTGGTCGTCGTGATCCGTTCGCCGCACAAGTACAAGGACAGCCGCGAGCACTTCGAGAAGCGCACCCACAAGCGCCTCATCGACATCATCGACCCGACGCCCAAGGCCGTCGACTCGCTCATGCGTCTCGACCTGCCCGCCGACGTCAACATCGAGATCAAGCTCTAG
- the rplC gene encoding 50S ribosomal protein L3 produces MSAVKTTKGLLGTKLGMTQVWDENNKLVPVTVVQITPNVVTQVRSTEKDGYEAVQIAYGQIDPRKVNKPASGHFEKAGVTPRRHLTEVRTADAAEYSLGQELAVDIFEAGQLVDVVGTSKGKGFAGVMKRHNFKGVSASHGAHRNHRKPGSIGASSTPSRVFKGMRMAGRMGGERVTVQGLKVHSVDAEKGLLLVKGAVPGARGRIVFVRNAVKGA; encoded by the coding sequence ATGTCTGCAGTGAAGACGACCAAGGGTCTGCTGGGCACGAAGCTCGGCATGACCCAGGTCTGGGACGAGAACAACAAGCTCGTCCCCGTGACCGTGGTCCAGATCACCCCCAACGTCGTGACCCAGGTCCGCTCGACCGAGAAGGACGGCTACGAGGCCGTCCAGATCGCCTACGGCCAGATCGACCCCCGCAAGGTCAACAAGCCCGCCTCGGGCCACTTCGAAAAGGCCGGGGTCACCCCGCGCCGCCACCTCACCGAGGTGCGCACCGCCGACGCCGCCGAGTACTCGCTCGGCCAGGAGCTCGCGGTCGACATCTTCGAGGCCGGTCAGCTCGTCGACGTCGTCGGCACGAGCAAGGGCAAGGGCTTCGCCGGTGTCATGAAGCGCCACAACTTCAAGGGCGTCTCCGCCTCGCACGGTGCCCACCGCAACCACCGCAAGCCCGGCTCGATCGGTGCCTCGTCTACCCCCAGCCGCGTCTTCAAGGGCATGCGCATGGCGGGCCGGATGGGTGGCGAGCGCGTCACCGTCCAGGGCCTCAAGGTCCACTCGGTGGACGCCGAGAAGGGCCTCCTGCTGGTCAAGGGCGCCGTCCCCGGCGCGCGCGGCCGCATCGTCTTCGTCCGCAACGCCGTGAAGGGTGCCTGA
- the rplD gene encoding 50S ribosomal protein L4, giving the protein MAATNLDVVDAKGKKAGSVELPASVFDVQTNVPLIHQVVTAQLAAARQGTHKTKNRGEVSGAGRKPFKQKGTGRSRQGSVRAPEHTGGGVVHGPTPRDYSQRTPKKMIAAALLGVLSDRARGERLHVITSFGSDAPSTKSAVEILEQLGARKNVLVVIDRGDEVGALSVRNLSFVHVLYADQLNAYDVVVSDDIVFTRAAFDAFVASKSAQTEEAAK; this is encoded by the coding sequence ATGGCCGCTACCAACCTCGACGTGGTCGACGCGAAGGGCAAGAAGGCCGGTTCGGTCGAGCTTCCCGCGAGCGTCTTCGACGTGCAGACCAACGTCCCCCTCATCCACCAGGTCGTGACCGCCCAGCTCGCCGCCGCGCGGCAGGGCACCCACAAGACCAAGAACCGCGGTGAGGTCTCCGGCGCCGGTCGCAAGCCGTTCAAGCAGAAGGGCACCGGCCGCAGCCGTCAGGGCTCGGTCCGCGCCCCGGAGCACACCGGTGGTGGCGTCGTCCACGGACCGACCCCGCGCGACTACTCGCAGCGCACCCCCAAGAAGATGATCGCCGCGGCCCTGCTCGGCGTCCTCTCGGACCGCGCCCGCGGTGAGCGTCTCCACGTCATCACCTCGTTCGGCTCCGACGCCCCCTCCACCAAGAGTGCCGTCGAGATCCTCGAGCAGCTCGGTGCCCGCAAGAACGTGCTCGTGGTCATCGACCGCGGCGACGAGGTCGGCGCCCTGAGCGTGCGCAACCTGTCCTTCGTGCACGTGCTGTACGCGGACCAGCTGAACGCCTACGACGTGGTCGTCTCGGACGACATCGTCTTCACCCGTGCCGCCTTCGACGCCTTCGTGGCGTCGAAGAGCGCCCAGACCGAGGAGGCTGCGAAGTGA
- the rplW gene encoding 50S ribosomal protein L23, with translation MSGYNKDPRDVIIAPVVSEKSYGLIDEGKYTFLVDPRSNKTEIKLAIEKIFGVKVASVNTANRAGKTRRTRFGTGKRKDTKRAIVTLKSGSIDIFTAVG, from the coding sequence GTGAGCGGCTACAACAAGGACCCGCGCGACGTCATCATCGCGCCGGTCGTGAGCGAGAAGAGCTACGGGCTCATCGACGAGGGCAAGTACACCTTCCTCGTCGACCCCCGCTCGAACAAGACCGAGATCAAGCTGGCGATCGAGAAGATCTTCGGCGTCAAGGTCGCCTCGGTGAACACCGCCAACCGCGCCGGCAAGACCCGCCGCACGCGCTTCGGCACCGGCAAGCGCAAGGACACCAAGCGCGCCATCGTCACGCTCAAGTCCGGCTCGATCGACATCTTCACGGCTGTCGGCTAA
- the rplB gene encoding 50S ribosomal protein L2, translating to MAIRKYKPTTPGRRGSSVADFAEITRSTPEKSLLRPLPKTGGRNNTGRITTRHIGGGHKRQYRVIDFRRNDKDGVDAKVAHIEYDPNRTARIALLHFVDGTKRYILAPNKLNQGDVVESGAGADIKPGNNLPLKNIPVGTVIHAIELKPGGGAKLARSAGASVRLVAKDGPYAQLRLPSGEIRNVDVRCRATIGEVGNAEQSNINWGKAGRNRWKGIRPTVRGVAMNPIDHPHGGGEGKTSGGRHPVSPWGQAEGRTRRPNKESDKLIVRRRTVGKKRK from the coding sequence ATGGCTATTCGCAAGTACAAGCCGACGACCCCCGGTCGTCGTGGCTCGTCGGTCGCCGACTTCGCGGAGATCACGCGCTCGACGCCCGAGAAGTCGCTGCTGCGCCCGCTCCCGAAGACCGGTGGCCGCAACAACACCGGTCGCATCACGACCCGCCACATCGGCGGCGGGCACAAGCGCCAGTACCGCGTCATCGACTTCCGTCGCAACGACAAGGACGGCGTCGACGCCAAGGTCGCGCACATCGAGTACGACCCGAACCGCACCGCGCGCATCGCGCTGCTGCACTTCGTGGACGGCACCAAGCGCTACATCCTGGCGCCGAACAAGCTCAACCAGGGCGACGTCGTCGAGTCGGGTGCCGGCGCGGACATCAAGCCGGGCAACAACCTGCCGCTCAAGAACATCCCCGTGGGTACCGTCATCCACGCGATCGAGCTGAAGCCGGGCGGTGGCGCCAAGCTCGCCCGCTCGGCCGGCGCCTCGGTGCGCCTCGTCGCCAAGGACGGCCCCTACGCCCAGCTGCGTCTGCCCTCGGGCGAGATCCGCAACGTCGACGTGCGCTGCCGCGCCACGATCGGCGAGGTCGGCAACGCCGAGCAGTCGAACATCAACTGGGGCAAGGCCGGCCGCAACCGCTGGAAGGGCATCCGCCCGACCGTCCGCGGTGTGGCCATGAACCCGATCGACCACCCGCACGGTGGTGGTGAGGGCAAGACCTCCGGTGGTCGCCACCCGGTCAGCCCGTGGGGTCAGGCCGAGGGTCGCACCCGTCGCCCCAACAAGGAATCCGACAAGCTCATCGTCCGCCGCCGGACCGTCGGCAAGAAGCGCAAGTAG
- the rpsS gene encoding 30S ribosomal protein S19 has translation MPRSLKKGPFVDEHLFRKVQTQNEAGSKNVIKTWSRRSMIVPAMLGHTIAVHDGRKHIPVFVTETMVGHKLGEFAPTRTFRGHEKDDKKGRRR, from the coding sequence ATGCCGCGCAGTCTCAAGAAGGGGCCCTTCGTCGACGAGCACCTGTTCCGCAAGGTTCAGACTCAGAACGAGGCGGGCTCGAAGAACGTGATCAAGACCTGGTCGCGCCGCTCCATGATCGTCCCGGCCATGCTCGGCCACACGATCGCCGTCCACGACGGACGCAAGCACATCCCGGTCTTCGTGACCGAGACCATGGTGGGTCACAAGCTCGGCGAGTTCGCGCCGACCCGCACCTTCCGTGGACACGAGAAGGACGACAAGAAGGGTCGTCGCCGCTGA
- the rplV gene encoding 50S ribosomal protein L22 has translation MVESIARVRHIRVTPQKARRVVDLIRGKQAQEALAILKFAPQGASEPVYKLVASAIANARVKADATNSYLDEADLVVARAFVDEGTTLKRFQPRAQGRAFRINKRTSHITVVLATPDELTVAAKAAPAKKAGK, from the coding sequence ATGGTGGAGTCGATCGCCCGCGTGCGACACATCCGCGTGACGCCTCAGAAGGCCCGTCGCGTCGTGGACCTCATCCGTGGCAAGCAGGCTCAGGAGGCGCTCGCCATCCTGAAGTTCGCCCCGCAGGGTGCCAGCGAGCCCGTCTACAAGCTCGTGGCGTCCGCGATCGCGAACGCCCGCGTGAAGGCGGATGCGACGAACAGCTACCTCGACGAGGCCGACCTCGTGGTCGCCCGCGCCTTCGTCGACGAGGGCACCACGCTCAAGCGGTTCCAGCCGCGAGCGCAGGGCCGCGCGTTCCGCATCAACAAGCGCACGAGCCACATCACCGTCGTGCTGGCCACGCCGGACGAGCTCACGGTCGCGGCCAAGGCCGCTCCGGCGAAGAAGGCAGGTAAGTAA
- the rpsC gene encoding 30S ribosomal protein S3 — MGQKVNPYGFRLGITTDHTSRWFSDSTKPGQRYADFVAEDVKIRNLLTKNLDRAGVAKIEIERTRDRVRVDIHTARPGIVIGRRGAEAERIRADLEKLTGKQIQLNILEVKNPEAEAQLVAQGIAEQLSARVAFRRAMRKGLQGAQRAGAKGVRIQVSGRLGGAEMSRSEFYREGRVPLHTLRANIDYGFYEAKTTFGRIGVKVWIYKGDITNKELAREQAAQKSVRPERRDGARRGPRAEAAAGVEA; from the coding sequence ATGGGCCAGAAGGTCAACCCCTACGGCTTCCGTCTGGGCATCACCACCGACCACACGTCGCGGTGGTTCTCCGACTCGACGAAGCCCGGTCAGCGCTACGCCGACTTCGTGGCCGAGGACGTCAAGATCCGCAACCTCCTGACGAAGAACCTCGACCGCGCCGGCGTCGCCAAGATCGAGATCGAGCGCACCCGTGACCGCGTCCGCGTGGACATCCACACGGCCCGCCCGGGTATCGTGATCGGCCGCCGCGGCGCCGAGGCCGAGCGCATCCGCGCCGACCTCGAGAAGCTCACCGGCAAGCAGATCCAGCTGAACATCCTCGAGGTCAAGAACCCCGAGGCCGAGGCCCAGCTCGTCGCTCAGGGCATCGCGGAGCAGCTGTCCGCCCGTGTCGCGTTCCGTCGCGCCATGCGCAAGGGCCTCCAGGGTGCCCAGCGCGCCGGCGCCAAGGGCGTCCGGATCCAGGTCTCGGGCCGCCTGGGAGGCGCGGAGATGAGCCGCTCGGAGTTCTACCGCGAGGGTCGCGTGCCGCTGCACACCCTCCGCGCGAACATCGACTACGGCTTCTACGAGGCCAAGACCACCTTCGGCCGCATCGGCGTGAAGGTCTGGATCTACAAGGGCGACATCACCAACAAGGAACTCGCTCGCGAGCAGGCCGCACAGAAGTCGGTCCGTCCCGAGCGTCGTGACGGCGCACGCCGCGGCCCCCGGGCCGAGGCCGCAGCAGGAGTCGAGGCGTAA
- the rplP gene encoding 50S ribosomal protein L16: MLIPRKVKHRKQHHPGRSGQATGGTKVTFGEFGIQALTPAYVTNRQIESARIAMTRHIKRGGKVWINIYPDRPLTKKPAETRMGSGKGSPEWWVANVKPGRVLFEVSGVSEELARGALTRAIHKLPLKARIIKREEGDA, encoded by the coding sequence ATGCTCATCCCCCGTAAGGTCAAGCACCGCAAGCAGCACCACCCGGGTCGCTCCGGGCAGGCCACCGGCGGCACGAAGGTCACCTTCGGCGAGTTCGGCATCCAGGCCCTCACTCCCGCCTACGTGACCAACCGTCAGATCGAGTCCGCTCGTATCGCCATGACCCGTCACATCAAGCGTGGCGGCAAGGTGTGGATCAACATCTACCCGGACCGTCCGCTCACCAAGAAGCCCGCCGAGACCCGCATGGGTTCCGGTAAGGGAAGCCCCGAGTGGTGGGTCGCCAACGTCAAGCCCGGTCGGGTCCTCTTCGAGGTCTCCGGCGTCAGCGAGGAGCTCGCCCGCGGCGCGCTCACCCGGGCCATCCACAAGCTGCCGCTCAAGGCACGCATCATCAAGCGCGAGGAGGGCGACGCATAA
- the rpmC gene encoding 50S ribosomal protein L29: protein MAVGSKELTPIELDTFEDDRLVDELKKAKEELFNLRFQSATGQLESHGRLRAVKRDIARIYTVIRERELGIRATPAPIEVPVKAAKKSPKKSEAAEAEAETAEEASK from the coding sequence ATGGCCGTCGGATCCAAGGAGCTCACCCCCATCGAGCTCGACACCTTCGAGGACGACCGTCTCGTCGACGAGCTGAAGAAGGCCAAGGAGGAGCTGTTCAACCTGCGCTTCCAGTCGGCCACCGGTCAGCTCGAGAGCCACGGCCGCCTGCGCGCCGTGAAGCGCGACATCGCCCGCATCTACACCGTCATCCGTGAGCGCGAGCTCGGGATCCGGGCCACCCCGGCCCCGATCGAGGTGCCGGTCAAGGCGGCGAAGAAGTCCCCCAAGAAGTCCGAGGCCGCCGAGGCCGAGGCTGAGACCGCCGAGGAGGCGAGCAAGTAA
- the rpsQ gene encoding 30S ribosomal protein S17, whose amino-acid sequence MAQAKKTEESVVAGHEHAAHDVRDANARGYRKVRRGYVTSDKMDKTIVVEVEDRVKHPLYGKVIRRSSKIKAHDEQNTAGIGDLVVISETRPLSASKRWRLVEIVEKAK is encoded by the coding sequence ATGGCACAGGCTAAGAAGACCGAGGAGTCGGTCGTGGCTGGCCACGAGCACGCCGCTCACGACGTGCGCGACGCGAACGCGCGCGGCTACCGCAAGGTGCGCCGCGGCTACGTGACGAGCGACAAGATGGACAAGACCATCGTCGTCGAGGTCGAGGACCGCGTGAAGCACCCGCTGTACGGCAAGGTCATCCGCCGCAGCTCGAAGATCAAGGCCCACGACGAGCAGAACACCGCCGGCATCGGCGACCTCGTCGTCATCTCGGAGACCCGCCCGCTCTCGGCTTCGAAGCGCTGGCGTCTCGTCGAGATCGTGGAGAAGGCGAAGTAA
- the rplN gene encoding 50S ribosomal protein L14 has product MIQQESRLKVADNTGAKELLTIRVLGGSGRRYAGLGDVIVATVKDAIPGGNVKKGDVVKAVVVRTVKKTRRADGSYIKFDENAAVILKNDGDPRGTRIFGPVGRELRDKKFMKIISLAPEVI; this is encoded by the coding sequence ATGATCCAGCAGGAATCCCGCCTCAAGGTCGCCGACAACACCGGCGCCAAGGAGCTGCTCACGATCCGCGTGCTCGGCGGCTCCGGCCGTCGCTACGCCGGCCTGGGCGACGTCATCGTCGCCACGGTCAAGGACGCGATCCCGGGCGGCAACGTCAAGAAGGGCGACGTCGTCAAGGCGGTCGTCGTCCGCACCGTCAAGAAGACGCGCCGCGCCGACGGTTCGTACATCAAGTTCGACGAGAACGCCGCCGTGATCCTGAAGAACGACGGGGACCCCCGCGGTACCCGCATCTTCGGGCCGGTCGGCCGTGAGCTTCGCGACAAGAAGTTCATGAAGATCATCTCGCTGGCCCCGGAGGTCATTTAG
- the rplX gene encoding 50S ribosomal protein L24 produces MAKIKKGDLVQVISGPSQDRGGDRGKQGRVIEVQVEKNRVIVEGINFVTKHVRVGQTQRGTKTGGIETHEAPIHISNVALVDPKTKKPTRVGFREETVEKDGVKKTVRVRYAKKSGEKI; encoded by the coding sequence ATGGCAAAGATCAAGAAGGGCGACCTCGTCCAGGTCATCAGCGGTCCCTCGCAGGACCGCGGCGGCGACCGGGGCAAGCAGGGGCGCGTCATCGAGGTCCAGGTCGAGAAGAACCGCGTGATCGTCGAGGGCATCAACTTCGTCACCAAGCACGTGCGCGTCGGCCAGACCCAGCGCGGCACGAAGACCGGTGGCATCGAGACCCACGAGGCGCCGATCCACATCTCGAACGTGGCGCTCGTCGACCCGAAGACCAAGAAGCCGACCCGCGTGGGTTTCCGTGAGGAGACCGTCGAGAAGGACGGCGTGAAGAAGACCGTTCGCGTGCGCTACGCGAAGAAGTCCGGAGAGAAGATCTAA
- the rplE gene encoding 50S ribosomal protein L5, which translates to MAETDVAGKIQPRLKSKYREEIVKTLTAEFGYTNPHQVPGLVKVVVNTGVGEAARDSKVIDGAIKDLTLITGQKPQVTKARKSIAQFKLREGMPIGAHVTLRGDRAWEFLDRLLSLALPRIRDFRGLSAKQFDGNGNYTFGVAEQSIFHEINQDQIDRVRGFDITVVTTAKTDDEGRALLRALGFPFKAE; encoded by the coding sequence ATGGCCGAGACGGATGTGGCTGGCAAAATCCAGCCCCGACTGAAGTCGAAGTACCGCGAGGAGATCGTCAAGACGCTCACCGCGGAGTTCGGCTACACCAACCCGCACCAGGTGCCCGGCCTCGTCAAGGTCGTCGTCAACACCGGTGTCGGCGAGGCCGCCCGCGACTCCAAGGTGATCGACGGCGCGATCAAGGACCTCACCCTCATCACCGGCCAGAAGCCGCAGGTGACCAAGGCCCGCAAGTCCATCGCGCAGTTCAAGCTGCGCGAGGGCATGCCGATCGGCGCCCACGTGACGCTGCGCGGCGACCGCGCCTGGGAGTTCCTCGACCGCCTGCTGTCGCTCGCGCTCCCGCGCATCCGCGACTTCCGCGGCCTGAGCGCGAAGCAGTTCGACGGCAACGGCAACTACACCTTCGGTGTCGCCGAGCAGTCGATCTTCCACGAGATCAACCAGGACCAGATCGACCGCGTCCGCGGCTTCGACATCACGGTCGTGACCACCGCCAAGACGGACGACGAGGGCCGGGCTCTGCTCCGTGCGCTCGGCTTCCCCTTCAAGGCCGAGTAA
- the rpsH gene encoding 30S ribosomal protein S8, producing the protein MTMTDPVADLLTRLRNANRAYHDTVSLPSSKLKTHIAEILQREGYISSWKVEEARVGQTLTIDLKYGPNRERSIAGIKRVSKPGLRVYAKSTEIPRVLGGLGVAILSTSSGLLTDREASKKGVGGEVLAYVW; encoded by the coding sequence ATGACGATGACAGATCCGGTCGCAGACCTGCTGACCAGACTGCGCAACGCGAACCGTGCGTACCACGACACGGTCTCGCTCCCGAGCAGCAAGCTCAAGACCCACATCGCCGAGATCCTCCAGCGCGAGGGCTACATCTCGAGCTGGAAGGTCGAGGAGGCGCGTGTCGGCCAGACCCTGACGATCGACCTCAAGTACGGCCCGAACCGCGAGCGGTCGATCGCCGGCATCAAGCGTGTCTCGAAGCCGGGTCTGCGCGTCTACGCGAAGTCCACCGAGATCCCCCGCGTCCTCGGCGGTCTCGGCGTCGCCATCCTGTCCACCTCCTCCGGTCTGCTGACCGACCGCGAGGCGAGCAAGAAGGGCGTCGGCGGGGAAGTCCTCGCCTACGTGTGGTGA
- the rplF gene encoding 50S ribosomal protein L6 translates to MSRIGRLPIDVPAGVTVTIDGQDVTVKGPKGELALTVKTPIEVKLEDGQLLVTRPDDERESRSLHGLTRTLIANQIIGVTDGYAKSLEVVGTGYRVAAKGSSVEFALGYSHPITVDPPAGITFEVEGNNKLHVRGIDKQAVGEVAANIRKLRKPEPYKGKGVRYLGEVVRRKAGKSGK, encoded by the coding sequence ATGTCCCGTATCGGAAGACTCCCCATCGATGTTCCCGCCGGCGTCACCGTGACGATCGACGGCCAGGACGTCACCGTCAAGGGCCCGAAGGGCGAGCTCGCGCTCACCGTGAAGACCCCCATCGAGGTCAAGCTCGAGGACGGCCAGCTGCTCGTGACGCGTCCGGACGACGAGCGCGAGTCGCGTTCGCTGCACGGCCTCACCCGCACGCTCATCGCGAACCAGATCATCGGTGTGACCGATGGCTACGCGAAGAGCCTCGAGGTGGTCGGCACCGGTTACCGTGTCGCCGCCAAGGGCAGCTCGGTCGAGTTCGCGCTCGGCTACTCGCACCCCATCACCGTCGACCCGCCCGCAGGCATCACCTTCGAGGTCGAGGGCAACAACAAGCTTCACGTCCGCGGCATCGACAAGCAGGCCGTGGGCGAGGTCGCCGCCAACATCCGCAAGCTCCGCAAGCCCGAGCCCTACAAGGGCAAGGGTGTGCGGTACCTCGGTGAGGTCGTGCGCCGCAAGGCCGGAAAGAGTGGTAAGTGA
- the rplR gene encoding 50S ribosomal protein L18: MAGISKSAQRDRRHTRLRKRIVGTEERPRLVVTRSARHVFVQVVDDSKGFTVASASTLEADLRTFDGDKTAKARKVGELVAERAKKAGVEAVVFDRGGNKYAGRVAAIAEGAREGGLEL, translated from the coding sequence ATGGCTGGCATCAGCAAGTCGGCTCAGCGCGACCGTCGTCACACGCGTCTGCGCAAGCGCATCGTCGGTACCGAGGAGCGCCCGCGTCTCGTCGTCACCCGTTCGGCCCGCCACGTGTTCGTGCAGGTCGTCGACGACAGCAAGGGCTTCACCGTCGCGTCGGCCTCGACGCTCGAGGCGGACCTGCGCACCTTCGACGGTGACAAGACCGCCAAGGCCCGCAAGGTCGGCGAGCTCGTCGCCGAGCGTGCCAAGAAGGCCGGCGTCGAGGCGGTCGTGTTCGACCGCGGAGGCAACAAGTACGCCGGACGCGTCGCGGCCATCGCCGAGGGCGCCCGTGAGGGAGGGCTCGAGCTGTGA